One window of the Flavobacteriaceae bacterium YJPT1-3 genome contains the following:
- a CDS encoding hemolysin family protein: MGTEVLIIILSLILSAFFSGMEIAYVSSNKIHIEIEKKQNDLLAKVLTRLTRKPSRFIATMLVGNNLALVIYGYFMGALLQGWLETMPFGENWLGALVTEFSLLSQTLISTLVILITAEFLPKVFFQIYANSLLKIFAVPAYIFYLLFGFISTFIIWISDLVLKYLFKTAGDEVQLAFTKVELGNYISEQMESVDDQEEVDTEIQIFQNALEFSEVKSREVMIPRNEITAVEQGEDPEKVTQLFIETGLSKILVYQDTTDDIIGYVHSFAMFNQPERLEEVLMPVVFVPETMLVKDVLNILIKKRKSIAVVIDEYGGTSGMMTVEDIVEELFGEIEDEHDTVALDEEELGDGQFRFSARLEVDYLNETYKLNLPEGENYETLGGMIVNHTEGIPEEGELVEIDNFLFHILETSNTRIELVKLKQIDTE; the protein is encoded by the coding sequence ATGGGAACAGAAGTTCTGATCATCATTTTGAGTCTGATTCTTTCTGCATTCTTTTCTGGAATGGAGATCGCCTATGTATCTTCCAATAAGATCCACATTGAGATTGAAAAGAAACAGAATGACCTGCTCGCTAAGGTGTTGACTCGCCTGACGCGCAAGCCCTCTCGTTTTATTGCCACCATGTTGGTGGGAAACAATCTTGCCTTAGTGATTTATGGATATTTTATGGGTGCTTTGCTGCAAGGCTGGCTAGAGACCATGCCTTTTGGCGAGAATTGGCTGGGGGCCCTGGTTACTGAATTTTCCCTGTTGTCACAAACGCTCATTTCCACCTTGGTGATCCTGATCACCGCAGAGTTTTTGCCAAAGGTTTTCTTTCAGATCTATGCCAATTCCCTGCTCAAGATATTTGCGGTGCCGGCTTACATTTTTTATTTGCTCTTCGGTTTCATATCTACCTTCATTATCTGGATTTCAGACCTTGTTTTAAAGTACTTGTTCAAAACAGCAGGTGATGAGGTGCAGCTCGCTTTCACGAAAGTGGAACTGGGGAATTACATTTCTGAACAAATGGAATCGGTAGATGATCAGGAAGAAGTAGACACCGAAATTCAGATTTTTCAGAATGCTTTGGAATTTTCGGAAGTGAAGTCGCGGGAAGTAATGATTCCTCGAAATGAGATCACGGCCGTAGAGCAGGGAGAAGACCCGGAGAAAGTCACCCAGCTCTTTATCGAGACCGGCTTGTCAAAAATTCTGGTCTACCAAGATACTACCGATGATATCATTGGGTACGTGCATTCATTTGCAATGTTCAATCAGCCGGAGCGTCTGGAGGAAGTACTCATGCCCGTAGTCTTTGTTCCTGAGACGATGTTGGTCAAGGATGTCTTGAACATTTTGATCAAAAAACGAAAGAGCATAGCCGTGGTGATTGATGAGTATGGAGGGACCAGCGGCATGATGACTGTTGAAGATATTGTAGAGGAGCTCTTTGGTGAAATTGAGGATGAACACGATACGGTTGCATTGGATGAAGAGGAACTCGGTGACGGACAGTTTCGCTTTTCAGCGCGTTTGGAAGTAGATTATTTGAATGAAACCTATAAGTTGAATTTACCTGAGGGGGAGAACTACGAAACCCTGGGTGGAATGATTGTTAATCACACCGAGGGTATCCCAGAAGAGGGAGAACTAGTAGAGATTGATAACTTCTTATTCCACATCTTGGAAACCTCAAACACGCGGATTGAGTTAGTCAAACTCAAACAGATTGATACCGAATAA
- a CDS encoding GAF domain-containing sensor histidine kinase encodes MIPPKIPKNESERLVALRSYQLLDTLPEESYDNITALVAYICEAPISLITLVDQDRNYLKSRHGVDVQEAPRETSFCGHAINTEDDIFIVEDARKDPRFQGNPNIEVFRTIFYAGVPLINPQGFALGTLCVYDHQPRQLDDNQKEALKTLAKQVVQLFEQQVQNNRLKKLQERLTEKNTALRKFARVVSHDLKSPLSNIRQLVELLEEERDETWSDSTGEYLRYIQQSSNTLAKYIDGLLHYYDVGDTETKKEAVFIRDLFEEVCDLVVIDDDVEVRMPDENPQIQIRRSVVIQILLNLITNSLKYNSKPRRQINLQFEELDTHYQFMVGDNGDGIAEENKDSIFRLFVTQNTKDRHGDQGTGIGLALVKKLVDQQEGIIQLRSDSEEGTTFTFTVAK; translated from the coding sequence TGATAATATCACAGCGCTGGTGGCTTATATCTGTGAGGCCCCGATCTCTCTAATAACCCTGGTCGATCAAGACCGAAATTATTTAAAATCAAGGCACGGAGTTGACGTTCAAGAAGCTCCTCGAGAAACCTCGTTTTGTGGTCACGCTATAAATACTGAAGATGATATCTTCATTGTTGAAGATGCTCGTAAAGACCCTCGATTTCAAGGAAATCCTAACATTGAGGTGTTTCGAACTATTTTTTATGCCGGTGTACCCTTGATTAATCCACAGGGCTTCGCTCTAGGCACTTTATGTGTTTACGATCATCAGCCGCGCCAATTAGATGATAATCAAAAAGAAGCATTAAAAACACTGGCCAAACAGGTGGTACAATTGTTCGAACAGCAGGTGCAAAATAATCGGCTGAAAAAATTGCAAGAGCGACTGACTGAAAAAAATACGGCACTGAGAAAATTTGCCCGGGTGGTCTCCCACGATTTAAAGTCCCCCTTGTCCAATATCAGGCAGCTGGTGGAATTGTTGGAGGAAGAGCGCGACGAAACCTGGTCTGACAGCACCGGGGAATACCTTCGCTATATCCAACAATCATCCAATACCTTGGCTAAATACATTGATGGACTCTTGCATTATTACGATGTAGGCGATACCGAGACAAAAAAAGAAGCTGTATTTATACGTGATCTTTTCGAAGAGGTCTGCGATCTGGTCGTTATAGATGACGATGTAGAGGTACGCATGCCTGATGAGAATCCTCAAATTCAAATAAGACGCAGCGTGGTCATTCAAATTCTGCTCAATTTGATTACAAATTCATTAAAATACAATTCCAAACCACGTCGACAGATCAATTTGCAATTTGAAGAATTGGATACCCATTATCAATTTATGGTAGGTGATAATGGAGATGGAATTGCAGAGGAGAACAAGGACTCTATTTTTAGGCTTTTCGTAACTCAAAATACGAAGGATCGCCATGGGGATCAAGGAACGGGAATCGGGTTGGCGCTCGTTAAAAAGCTAGTGGATCAGCAGGAGGGGATAATTCAATTGCGATCCGATAGTGAAGAAGGGACGACTTTTACCTTTACGGTGGCCAAGTAA
- the lptC gene encoding LPS export ABC transporter periplasmic protein LptC: MRQPFKHLINYGVTAIAVTLFFGCQNNTQQLQQYQIKSDLPVSEGFNITTKYTDSGRVVATLKTPYYKDFSTAFFPYEEFPEGIQVTFIDEDGEENYVTSKYAIRYRRTNLIDLQKDVVLITSDSVELYAQQLYWDEARNWVFTDQPYTIQFPDGSYNKGDLFDSSQDFENFISLNNVSKQYVKDDNTP; encoded by the coding sequence ATGAGGCAACCTTTTAAACACTTAATAAACTATGGGGTCACGGCAATTGCCGTGACCTTATTTTTTGGTTGTCAAAACAATACGCAGCAGTTACAACAGTATCAGATCAAATCTGATCTGCCCGTTTCCGAGGGGTTTAATATCACGACCAAGTATACCGATTCCGGTCGGGTAGTGGCTACCCTCAAAACGCCTTACTACAAAGACTTTAGTACCGCCTTTTTTCCCTATGAAGAGTTCCCTGAAGGGATTCAGGTTACTTTTATTGATGAAGATGGGGAAGAAAATTATGTCACCTCCAAGTACGCCATACGCTATCGCCGGACCAATTTGATCGATCTCCAAAAGGATGTAGTGTTGATCACCAGTGATTCAGTAGAGCTCTACGCTCAGCAACTCTACTGGGATGAGGCTCGCAATTGGGTCTTTACTGATCAGCCTTATACGATCCAGTTTCCGGATGGCTCCTACAATAAAGGAGACCTCTTCGATTCCAGTCAGGACTTTGAAAATTTCATATCTTTAAACAACGTCAGTAAACAATACGTAAAAGACGATAATACCCCATAA
- a CDS encoding tetratricopeptide repeat protein: MKTKITLLLLAIVASSATMFGQASEECLTQGSIFSENMKVKNYDAAWEPFQFLMKNCPTWSPALYQYGEILVREKIEGSTGAKKEEYAGLMADVIEQRMKYYPNKTKVGDKYADLAQVMYDNKMGTKEKQFNMFQKAWDEDKETFTSAKSLYTYFSLVVDLQDEGKKDLQDVFDLYDAVTEQISKEQNDLAKRIEPLLEKQENNENLTSKEAKLLKNAEINLKAYATVSGSIDSKLGQLADCDNLIPLYSKDFNEKMNDVSWVRKAAGRLSGKDCTSDPLFVKLVEQLDKLEPSANTALYLGQLAEEKGDLNKALDYYNESAERQTDNLAKSKVYFRIGEKLRGKGSYGQARSYYQKALEQNPSMGINYLRIANMYAASANNCGSSVFEKRAVYWLAADVAARAGRVDPSLSSAASQTAASYRAKAPDNTMIFNESKGGQTISIGCWIGRSVRVPNL, encoded by the coding sequence ATGAAAACGAAAATAACACTTCTACTCCTAGCGATAGTTGCATCTTCTGCCACTATGTTTGGTCAGGCTTCTGAGGAATGTTTGACCCAGGGTTCTATATTTTCTGAAAACATGAAAGTGAAGAACTACGATGCGGCTTGGGAACCCTTCCAATTTTTGATGAAGAACTGTCCTACCTGGTCACCTGCTTTATATCAATACGGTGAGATCTTGGTACGCGAGAAGATCGAAGGATCGACCGGTGCCAAGAAGGAAGAATATGCCGGACTTATGGCTGACGTGATTGAGCAACGCATGAAATACTATCCCAACAAAACTAAAGTTGGTGATAAGTATGCTGACCTGGCGCAGGTGATGTATGATAACAAGATGGGTACTAAGGAGAAGCAGTTCAATATGTTTCAAAAAGCGTGGGATGAGGACAAAGAAACGTTTACTAGTGCAAAAAGCCTATACACCTATTTCTCTCTTGTAGTTGATCTGCAGGATGAAGGAAAAAAAGATCTTCAGGACGTATTCGATTTATACGATGCCGTTACTGAGCAGATCAGTAAGGAACAGAATGACCTGGCTAAGCGGATTGAGCCCTTATTGGAGAAGCAGGAGAATAATGAGAATTTGACTTCCAAAGAGGCGAAGCTGCTTAAGAATGCTGAGATCAATTTAAAAGCTTATGCTACGGTTTCCGGAAGTATCGATAGTAAATTAGGTCAGTTGGCCGACTGTGATAACTTAATACCATTATACAGTAAAGACTTTAACGAAAAGATGAATGACGTAAGCTGGGTGCGTAAGGCAGCCGGTCGTCTCTCTGGAAAAGATTGTACCAGTGATCCATTATTTGTCAAGTTGGTAGAGCAATTGGATAAACTGGAGCCTTCTGCAAATACGGCCTTGTATTTAGGTCAGCTTGCTGAAGAAAAAGGAGACTTAAATAAGGCCTTAGACTATTATAACGAATCAGCGGAGCGTCAAACCGATAACCTGGCGAAGTCTAAAGTCTATTTCCGAATAGGTGAGAAGCTTAGAGGTAAAGGAAGCTATGGTCAGGCGAGATCATACTACCAAAAAGCGTTAGAGCAGAATCCTTCCATGGGGATCAACTACCTTCGTATTGCAAATATGTATGCGGCGAGTGCGAATAACTGTGGATCTTCTGTCTTTGAAAAGCGTGCCGTTTACTGGTTAGCAGCTGATGTTGCTGCAAGAGCAGGACGTGTAGATCCGTCTTTATCTTCTGCAGCCAGCCAGACCGCAGCGAGCTATCGAGCCAAAGCTCCAGACAACACCATGATCTTTAACGAGAGTAAAGGTGGGCAAACCATCAGCATCGGATGTTGGATTGGACGCTCTGTTCGGGTGCCTAACCTGTAA
- a CDS encoding type III pantothenate kinase has protein sequence MNLIVDVGNTNTKVAVFDQDQLMWSQIVKPNTLLDQLHKLQNQFPIADALLASVGKENKDWFSFLDEQYATIRLDHTTKLPFENQYQTPQTLGVDRIGLVAAFAKAYPQKNGLIIDAGTCITYDFINAEGQYQGGAITPGLQLRYKALNQHTARLPLLNPRLIPSLIGNSTENSIHAGVSGGILREIEGTVLAYKEQFPDLITVLTGGDAALLSEQLKNGIFAHSNFLLQGLNYILEFNKNE, from the coding sequence ATGAATTTAATCGTAGATGTAGGGAATACAAATACGAAAGTGGCTGTTTTTGATCAGGACCAATTGATGTGGAGCCAGATTGTAAAACCCAATACCTTGCTTGATCAGCTGCATAAGCTGCAAAACCAATTCCCAATCGCTGATGCGTTGCTGGCCTCAGTGGGTAAAGAGAATAAAGATTGGTTTTCTTTTCTCGATGAACAGTATGCAACGATCAGACTTGATCACACCACCAAGCTGCCTTTTGAGAATCAATATCAAACGCCACAGACGCTGGGTGTGGATCGTATCGGTCTGGTGGCCGCTTTCGCGAAAGCCTATCCGCAAAAAAATGGATTGATAATCGATGCCGGAACGTGCATCACCTATGATTTTATTAATGCTGAAGGTCAGTATCAAGGAGGGGCCATCACTCCCGGACTTCAATTGCGTTATAAGGCGTTAAATCAACATACCGCTCGCCTGCCATTACTAAATCCACGACTGATTCCATCCCTGATTGGCAATAGCACTGAAAATTCCATACATGCAGGGGTAAGTGGTGGGATTCTTCGAGAAATTGAGGGTACGGTTCTTGCATATAAAGAGCAATTTCCCGATTTGATTACAGTGCTTACCGGTGGAGATGCAGCACTCTTGTCAGAACAATTAAAAAATGGCATCTTTGCGCACTCAAATTTTCTGCTGCAGGGCTTGAACTACATACTTGAATTTAACAAGAACGAATGA
- a CDS encoding tetratricopeptide repeat protein gives MKKSSFTEAYFYSGLNYTKTHNEDIALEYFEKALELYENGFKVRNPYNEVVLELYHSCVIREILQIKQGS, from the coding sequence TTGAAAAAATCATCATTTACCGAAGCATACTTCTATTCAGGACTTAATTATACCAAAACTCATAATGAGGATATTGCTTTGGAGTATTTTGAAAAAGCTTTAGAATTATACGAAAATGGATTTAAAGTTAGAAATCCATATAATGAGGTTGTTTTAGAGTTGTATCATTCATGTGTTATACGCGAAATTTTGCAAATAAAACAAGGGTCATAA